One Gloeothece verrucosa PCC 7822 DNA window includes the following coding sequences:
- a CDS encoding choice-of-anchor I family protein, with product MKPRTSPKEQRILQNTLSKWLPALGQSAILLGVLTAPASAFNLKVLGTYSSGYFNQGGSEISAYDPKNNRLFVTNAATNTIDILNISNPTTPSKISQINFDTNAGRLTSVAFNSTTGMLAASLKNVGTQPNSTVKFFNTNNSLLNPVSVVSVGAGTDMITFTPDGSKLLTADEGEPNNDYTVDLPGSVSIIDVSTFQVKIAGFNGVPLLGPVRTFGPNAAHPELDLEPEYIAVSADSNYAWVTLQENNAIGFLNLGTGLFEKVVGLGYKNHNLPGNGLDGSDKDGKINIQNYAHLFGMYQPDNLATYTVNGKTYLVTANEGDARQYDPGFNEEVQVKNLKLDPTVFPNAAQLQSDLEIGPLLVTNTLGYTFKDVDGDGQLDKVYSELYAFGGRSFSIWQVPDTLNSNSPLPQEFDSGDQFEKITANPKIFAPANSFFNSNNTANNFDNRSDNKGPEPEALTIGTLAGRTLAFIGLERIGGIMTYDITDPKNPVFLNYVNNRNFLADPKSVAAGDLGPEGLLWIDPKDSPNGRALLVATNEVSGTTTIYEAVVPEPSIMLGALSAAAFLFGNKRRKK from the coding sequence ATGAAACCGAGAACCTCACCAAAGGAGCAGCGTATTTTACAAAACACTCTGTCAAAATGGCTACCGGCCCTAGGACAATCAGCGATTTTACTGGGAGTATTGACGGCTCCCGCTTCAGCGTTTAATCTGAAGGTACTTGGCACCTACTCTTCTGGTTATTTTAATCAGGGGGGTTCGGAAATCTCAGCTTACGACCCAAAGAACAATCGTCTTTTTGTGACTAATGCGGCTACCAATACCATCGATATCCTCAACATTAGCAATCCCACTACACCCTCTAAAATATCACAGATCAATTTTGATACAAATGCTGGCAGACTCACCAGCGTGGCTTTTAACAGTACCACAGGAATGTTAGCCGCATCGCTGAAAAATGTAGGGACTCAACCGAATAGCACGGTAAAATTCTTCAACACCAATAACTCCTTGCTTAACCCGGTTAGCGTCGTTAGCGTCGGTGCAGGAACAGATATGATCACTTTTACGCCTGATGGGAGCAAATTGCTAACGGCTGATGAAGGAGAACCGAACAATGACTATACAGTAGATCTACCCGGTTCTGTCAGTATCATTGATGTTTCTACTTTTCAGGTCAAAATTGCTGGTTTTAATGGGGTGCCTTTATTGGGACCTGTGCGAACCTTTGGACCCAATGCCGCCCATCCCGAGTTAGACCTTGAACCGGAATACATTGCGGTTTCAGCAGATTCTAACTACGCTTGGGTGACGTTACAGGAGAATAATGCGATTGGTTTTCTCAATCTGGGTACAGGACTTTTTGAGAAAGTGGTAGGACTCGGTTATAAAAATCACAACTTGCCTGGAAACGGTTTAGATGGCAGTGATAAGGATGGTAAGATCAATATCCAGAATTATGCTCATCTGTTTGGGATGTATCAACCCGATAATCTGGCAACTTATACCGTCAATGGTAAAACCTATCTCGTTACCGCTAATGAAGGGGATGCCCGACAATATGATCCAGGTTTTAACGAAGAGGTGCAAGTTAAAAATTTAAAGCTTGATCCAACTGTTTTCCCCAATGCGGCACAACTTCAATCCGACTTAGAAATAGGCCCTTTACTGGTTACTAATACTCTCGGTTATACGTTTAAAGATGTTGATGGAGATGGTCAGTTAGATAAAGTTTATAGTGAACTTTATGCTTTTGGTGGACGCTCTTTTTCGATTTGGCAAGTTCCAGACACTCTAAACTCTAACAGTCCACTGCCTCAAGAGTTTGATAGTGGGGATCAGTTTGAGAAAATTACTGCTAACCCTAAAATTTTCGCTCCGGCTAATTCTTTCTTTAACTCTAATAACACTGCAAACAACTTTGATAATCGTAGCGACAATAAAGGTCCTGAACCTGAAGCACTTACCATCGGAACATTGGCAGGACGTACTCTGGCTTTTATTGGTTTAGAACGCATTGGAGGAATAATGACTTATGATATTACTGACCCAAAAAATCCTGTGTTTCTCAACTACGTTAATAACCGCAATTTTTTAGCCGATCCTAAATCAGTGGCGGCGGGCGATTTAGGTCCTGAAGGATTATTGTGGATCGATCCAAAAGATAGTCCTAATGGCAGGGCTTTGCTGGTAGCTACGAATGAGGTTAGTGGCACAACTACTATCTATGAAGCGGTGGTTCCGGAACCTTCAATTATGTTGGGAGCTTTAAGTGCTGCCGCTTTTTTATTCGGCAATAAAAGGAGAAAAAAATAA